A genomic region of Lasioglossum baleicum chromosome 16, iyLasBale1, whole genome shotgun sequence contains the following coding sequences:
- the LOC143216696 gene encoding uncharacterized protein LOC143216696 encodes MRATFVLALVIIACFNDHYVEGKAKKTTQLSLQSKETNVANFMRLLVMRLVFGVASAMGLGENLSGVLGGIFLPPGADDYDYGGDDYIPDLF; translated from the exons ATGAGAGCAACATTCGTTTTGGCGCTAGTTATTATCGCTTGCTTTAAT GACCACTATGTCGAGGGCAAGGCAAAGAAAACGACTCAGTTGTCCCTTCAAAGCAAAGAAACAAATGTGGCAAATTTTATGAGGCTACTGGTTATGAGACTAGTCTTCGGAGTAGCATCTGCGATGGGTCTCGGAGAAAATCTTTCTGGCGTGCTTGGAGGAATTTTTTTGCCACCCGGAGCTGACGACTACGATTATGGCGGCGATGACTATATACCGGATTTGTTTTAA